Genomic DNA from Methylocystis sp. MJC1:
GGAGGGGAGTTCGTCGCAGAAGGTCGTTTTACGATCGCGGACATAACCGCTTTAGTTGCAATCGATGTAGCCATACGAATGTTGAATTTAAAAATTAGCCGCGATCATGAGAATTTGATCCGCTGGAAATTTCGAGCCGGCCGAGCGCCAAGGCGTGAGAACGGCTCGATGGAGACCCACTTGGAATGGGCTTGTTCATCGTGCGATGGAGACGGTGCCATCTTCCAATGTCGAAATTGGCCCGCCACAGCTAGCCGACACTCCTTCTGCTCGCGTTGCCTCGAGTTCGCCCTCCTCCACAGCATCACGAAAAATCGCGACTAAATCGAGGACTTGGCGTGAATGAGCCCAAGTTTCGAGGTAACCAATATGGAGCTGAACGACTCGATTACGGCCGGCACTAAGATTCAGCGGCTTCAACCGTCCAGAAGCGATCTCCATACGGATGCTGTGCTCAGGCAGCCAAGCATAGCCATGCCCATCAATGACAAAAGCGAGCGAAGTGGTAAGATGGCTGACCGTCCAGCGCTGGCGCGAACCCAACCATCCGCTGCTGACGCCTCGTAAGCCAGAATCACTCAGAACGACCTGGCGGTGCTCCTTGAGCATCTCATGGGTTAGTTGACCCCGCTTATGCAGAGGGTGGCTAGCGGTGGCCACGCAAACGAGGTGCACCGCCAGCAGAGGCTCAATCACCGTTCTCGGCGGGAGATGGCTCGCGATGCCGATCTGGGCGCGACCATCCTCCAAGACTTCGCTCGTGCCCGAAAGCGCCGTCTCCTGGATTCGGACCGAAACATTCGGATAAAGAAGAGAATACTGTGCGAGCGCGTCCCGCAAGATTTGACTCGGGAAGATTATGTCGACTGCAAGCGCGATCTCGCCTTCCGCGCTCGGGTCGAAGCCCGCGCAGAATCTTTCCATATGGGTCGCCTGTCCAATGAGTTCCCGGGCACGGGGGAAGATCACTTGCCCCATTCTCGTCAACGTGGCGCGCCGTCCTTCGATAGCGAAAAGGTCCTGACCGAGGCATTCTTCCATCTTGTGGATGGCGTGGCTGATGGCGGATTGTGTCTTGTTCAACCGTTCGGCAGCCTGATGGAAGCTACCGTACTGGGCCGTGGCGACGAACATTCGCCATTGCTCTAGACTGATTTTCATCGTCGCATCCTTGCTCTTAGTCTCATCATTGCCTCGAAATGGCCCGGCACCAGGCGGCTCGGAGATTGTGATTAATTCGGGCTTCCCAAGGGTCTGGGCCACATAATCCAGCTCGCAGTAAAAAACTCAGGTGCTCGGACACAGAGGGGAGCGCGGGCCGTACAACATGAAAGCCTCATTTTGCTCTTATCGCCATGGCAGGAGTATTACATCTGCGATGAGGTTCGTCTTTCTCTCTCAGAGATGATGCGGTCTGTGATGGAGAGAAAGCGAATGCCTCAAATGGCCGCGGCGTATCTAGGGTGGTTATGTACTTTGGTGTTTGGTTGGCTTAATGGAGTCTGATCTGGAGGTGTGGCAGAATCGCAATCTCTGAGGCGGGGCAAATTTCCAGGGAATCACCATCCGCCACAGCAAATACGCCGCTTCCGAAAGCGGAGAGCAGCAAGATTATCGACATAGTGTTGGCGGAAGCGGGCCGGCGGCCAGAATCGGTTTTCGGCATCGTGCAAGGCATCATAACCGCCGTCGCGCATCGCAAGTCTCATCAGGAGATCCGCCTCGAAATGGAAGCGAAGGCAAAAAAATTGCTCGACCGAGCTCGTCCGCTACATAGCGCTGCCGGGCGTCACAGTGAGGGGGCGGCGGGAATGACGGCGCCCGCCTGCAGGACATAGCGTGATGCGGGCGCGGCGAGACGATCGGGGCTCACGGTGCGCCGGTCAGCTGGCGCATTGACGAAGGCGAGCTTGCGATCCTGCATGTTTTGGACGTCGTTGGCGTCGATCGGCGCAGGCTCGATTTGCTACGAAGCTGTTTCGGGGGTGGGGCGCCCGTCGATCTTTGAGCCTCAGCATTGGCGGCGGCCTCTCCCGCGCGCTGGTCGTCGCGAAGAGTTTGGCGGTGCGCGCCGCTTCGCGCTCCTGGCCTATGCGCTGC
This window encodes:
- a CDS encoding LysR family transcriptional regulator; translated protein: MKISLEQWRMFVATAQYGSFHQAAERLNKTQSAISHAIHKMEECLGQDLFAIEGRRATLTRMGQVIFPRARELIGQATHMERFCAGFDPSAEGEIALAVDIIFPSQILRDALAQYSLLYPNVSVRIQETALSGTSEVLEDGRAQIGIASHLPPRTVIEPLLAVHLVCVATASHPLHKRGQLTHEMLKEHRQVVLSDSGLRGVSSGWLGSRQRWTVSHLTTSLAFVIDGHGYAWLPEHSIRMEIASGRLKPLNLSAGRNRVVQLHIGYLETWAHSRQVLDLVAIFRDAVEEGELEATRAEGVSASCGGPISTLEDGTVSIAR